In Streptomyces canus, one DNA window encodes the following:
- a CDS encoding beta-galactosidase — MTSRSLTDRLGGLAYGGDYNPEQWDEAVWKEDDELMRRARVNLATVGVFSWALLEPEEGRYDFAWLDAHLDRLHANGVAVDLATPTASPPPWFTLAHPDALMVQPDGTRLVHGSRDTYCLTAPAYRNAARRIATVLADRYGDHPALALWHVHNEYATLCYCDHTAAAFRVWLRARHGSLDALNEAWGTAFWSQHYTSWEQVLPPRATNWHKNPGQELDFRRFWADEVTAAYCEQRDAVRAYSDRPVTTNLMLPAYQNIDLWALARELDVVTCDQYPSSPGVDAAADVAFHADRARSLGGGRPWLLMEQGTSTVYDGDRVLAKEPGDILRHTLGHIARGSEGALFFQWRQSRAGAETWHSAMVPHAGPHSRIFREVTQTGEAVARLGELAGSTVSAPVAVLHDPDAWWALGVDGLPSTELGYHAALARAHRALWDSGVTADFAHPAHELSGYPLVIAPALFLLSDGSAENLRRYVAGGGTLLVQHASGYVDERLHARLGGYPAAPLREALGIRVEEYRPLRRDERITLSDGTQGTAWSEALHAESAVTLATYTHGMLAGSPAVTRNAFGTGHGWYLSTRLDDAGYGALVARLLGETGVGPETPGLSPHVEAVTRHAADGRRWRFLINHGTESALLPEPAHDLLTGGTVAELAAGGSAVLRIA, encoded by the coding sequence ATGACCTCGCGCAGCCTCACCGACCGCCTGGGCGGACTCGCCTACGGCGGTGACTACAACCCCGAGCAGTGGGACGAAGCGGTCTGGAAGGAGGACGACGAGCTGATGCGCCGAGCCAGGGTCAACCTGGCCACCGTCGGCGTCTTCTCCTGGGCCCTGCTGGAACCGGAGGAGGGCCGCTACGACTTCGCCTGGCTGGACGCCCACCTCGACCGGCTCCACGCGAACGGGGTCGCCGTCGACCTGGCCACCCCCACCGCCTCCCCACCGCCCTGGTTCACCCTGGCCCACCCGGACGCACTGATGGTCCAGCCCGACGGCACCCGTCTCGTCCACGGCAGTCGGGACACGTACTGCCTCACCGCGCCCGCGTACCGGAACGCTGCCCGTCGGATCGCCACGGTGCTCGCCGACCGCTACGGCGACCACCCGGCCCTCGCGCTGTGGCACGTGCACAACGAGTACGCCACGCTGTGCTACTGCGACCACACGGCCGCCGCCTTCCGGGTGTGGCTCCGCGCCCGCCACGGCTCGCTGGACGCCCTCAACGAGGCCTGGGGAACGGCCTTCTGGAGCCAGCACTACACCTCCTGGGAACAGGTACTGCCGCCGCGTGCCACGAACTGGCACAAGAACCCCGGCCAGGAGCTGGACTTCCGCCGCTTCTGGGCCGACGAGGTCACCGCCGCCTACTGCGAGCAGCGGGACGCGGTCCGCGCGTACAGCGACCGGCCGGTGACGACCAACCTGATGCTGCCCGCGTACCAGAACATCGACCTGTGGGCCCTCGCCCGTGAACTCGACGTGGTCACCTGCGACCAGTACCCCAGTTCACCCGGCGTGGACGCCGCCGCCGACGTCGCCTTCCACGCCGACCGCGCCCGCTCGCTGGGCGGTGGCCGCCCCTGGCTGCTGATGGAGCAGGGCACCAGCACCGTGTACGACGGCGACCGGGTCCTCGCCAAGGAGCCTGGGGACATCCTGCGCCACACCCTCGGTCACATCGCGCGCGGTTCGGAGGGCGCCCTCTTCTTCCAGTGGCGGCAGTCCCGGGCCGGCGCCGAGACCTGGCACTCGGCGATGGTGCCGCACGCAGGGCCCCACAGCCGGATCTTCCGCGAGGTCACACAGACCGGAGAGGCGGTCGCCCGCCTCGGCGAGCTGGCGGGGTCGACGGTCTCCGCGCCGGTCGCCGTCCTGCACGACCCGGACGCCTGGTGGGCACTCGGCGTGGACGGCCTGCCCTCCACAGAGCTCGGCTACCACGCGGCACTCGCCCGGGCCCACCGGGCGCTGTGGGACTCAGGAGTCACGGCCGACTTCGCCCACCCCGCACACGAGTTGAGCGGCTACCCGCTCGTCATCGCCCCGGCCCTGTTCCTGCTCTCCGACGGATCCGCCGAGAACCTGCGCCGCTACGTCGCCGGCGGCGGAACACTCCTCGTCCAGCACGCGAGCGGCTACGTGGACGAGCGCCTCCACGCCCGCCTCGGCGGCTATCCCGCCGCTCCCCTGCGCGAGGCGCTGGGCATCCGCGTCGAGGAGTACCGGCCACTGCGGCGCGACGAGCGGATCACGTTGTCGGACGGCACGCAGGGCACCGCCTGGAGCGAGGCCCTGCACGCCGAGAGCGCCGTGACTCTCGCCACCTACACCCACGGGATGCTCGCGGGCAGCCCGGCGGTGACCCGGAACGCCTTCGGCACCGGGCACGGGTGGTATCTCTCGACCCGCCTCGACGACGCAGGCTACGGCGCACTGGTCGCCCGGCTGCTCGGCGAGACCGGAGTGGGCCCCGAGACGCCGGGACTGTCCCCGCACGTCGAGGCCGTCACCCGGCATGCCGCGGACGGCCGCCGCTGGCGCTTCCTGATCAACCACGGCACCGAGTCCGCACTCCTGCCCGAGCCCGCCCACGACCTGCTCACGGGCGGCACGGTCGCCGAACTGGCCGCCGGCGGCAGCGCCGTACTCCGTATCGCCTGA
- a CDS encoding alpha-galactosidase has protein sequence MTSAPQFVRWGHRDLEAEIVVGEDGVARLTRLGLPGGLPPERRSWPALPLVEVTAAGHGRAWSGGRLIDSYIGGRLRHRAHRATRDGDWHVLTVELHDPETGLVAEVTYRSPDGVPVLRSEVVVRNEGAATLHLESVSSLVVGPLADGPEAIDGADLLWAENDWVAECRWQRRPMRVTSPALAGRVVFDNGKGEFSQTGRGVWSSCGRLPMGGLTDRSPGRTWLWQIEHNGGGWHGECGERDTLAYLALFGPTDTHHGWRHPLEPGAEFRTVPVALAFSDAGGPDEAFAALTRYRRAARRPHADHLRLPVIFNDYMNCLMGDPTTEKLLPHIDAAADAGAEYFVIDAGWYDGEDGGWWDSVGAWEPSASRFPGERGIHEVLDRIRERGMVPGLWLEPEVIGVSSPMVTSLPDEAFFRRDGVRVTETGRHHLDLRHPAARTHLDQVVDRLVGEWGVGYLKLDHNIDPGSGTSAHPGETPGAGLLGHNRAHLDWLDGILDRYPHLVVENCASGGMRWDHALLSRLQLQSTSDQQNLHLYAPIAASAPTAATPEQGAVWAYPQPEDSLDEVAFTMANALLGRIHLSGRIPELEPTARALVHEAVTVYKAIRTDLAQAVPAWPLGLPAWDDPWLALALHTPDTTYLTVWRRPGAETTTTLPLSHLHGCAARVDVLYPAASQAVASWHPDTADLALTLPAAPSAVLLRLAHVASDPP, from the coding sequence ATGACCAGCGCACCTCAGTTCGTCCGATGGGGCCACCGGGACCTGGAGGCCGAGATCGTCGTCGGTGAGGACGGCGTCGCCCGTCTCACCCGTCTCGGCCTGCCCGGCGGACTGCCTCCCGAGCGGCGGTCGTGGCCTGCGCTGCCCCTGGTGGAGGTGACGGCGGCGGGCCACGGCCGCGCCTGGTCGGGCGGGCGCCTCATCGACTCGTACATCGGCGGGCGGCTGCGTCATCGCGCGCACCGTGCGACCCGCGACGGCGACTGGCATGTGCTCACCGTCGAACTCCACGACCCGGAGACCGGGCTGGTCGCCGAGGTGACCTACCGCTCGCCGGACGGAGTGCCCGTACTGCGCAGTGAGGTGGTCGTGCGCAACGAGGGGGCGGCCACCCTGCACCTGGAGTCCGTCTCCTCCCTCGTCGTCGGTCCCCTCGCCGACGGTCCGGAGGCCATCGACGGCGCCGACCTGCTGTGGGCCGAGAACGACTGGGTCGCCGAATGCCGTTGGCAGCGCCGGCCGATGCGGGTGACGTCGCCCGCCCTCGCCGGCCGCGTGGTCTTCGACAACGGCAAGGGCGAGTTCAGCCAGACCGGTCGGGGTGTGTGGTCGAGCTGCGGCCGGCTGCCCATGGGCGGCCTGACCGACCGTAGCCCGGGCCGCACGTGGCTGTGGCAGATCGAGCACAACGGAGGCGGCTGGCACGGGGAGTGCGGCGAGCGCGACACGCTGGCCTACCTCGCCCTGTTCGGCCCGACCGACACCCACCACGGTTGGCGGCATCCACTGGAGCCGGGCGCGGAGTTCCGCACCGTGCCCGTCGCCCTCGCGTTCAGCGACGCCGGGGGCCCGGACGAGGCTTTCGCCGCGCTCACCCGCTATCGCCGGGCCGCCCGCCGCCCGCACGCCGACCACCTGCGGCTCCCCGTCATCTTCAACGACTACATGAACTGCCTGATGGGCGACCCCACCACCGAGAAGCTGCTGCCGCACATCGACGCGGCGGCCGACGCGGGCGCGGAGTACTTCGTCATCGACGCAGGCTGGTACGACGGCGAGGACGGCGGCTGGTGGGACAGCGTAGGAGCCTGGGAGCCGTCCGCGTCCCGGTTCCCCGGCGAGCGCGGGATCCACGAGGTGCTGGACCGCATCCGGGAGCGCGGCATGGTGCCCGGCCTGTGGCTGGAGCCGGAGGTCATCGGCGTAAGCAGTCCCATGGTCACGTCCCTTCCGGACGAGGCGTTCTTCCGCCGGGACGGCGTCCGCGTGACCGAGACCGGCCGGCACCACCTGGACCTGCGCCACCCCGCCGCCCGTACCCACCTGGACCAGGTCGTGGACCGCCTGGTCGGCGAGTGGGGCGTCGGCTACCTCAAACTCGACCACAACATCGACCCCGGCTCCGGCACCAGCGCCCACCCCGGCGAGACCCCCGGCGCCGGACTGCTCGGCCACAACCGGGCGCACCTCGACTGGCTCGACGGCATCCTCGACCGCTACCCCCACCTCGTGGTGGAGAACTGCGCCTCCGGCGGCATGCGCTGGGACCACGCCCTGCTGTCCCGGCTGCAACTGCAGTCCACCAGCGACCAGCAGAACCTCCACCTCTACGCCCCCATCGCGGCCTCCGCACCCACCGCCGCCACCCCCGAACAGGGCGCCGTATGGGCCTACCCCCAGCCGGAGGACTCCCTCGACGAGGTGGCCTTCACCATGGCCAACGCCCTCCTCGGCCGCATCCACCTCTCCGGCCGCATTCCCGAACTCGAGCCGACGGCCCGCGCCCTGGTCCACGAGGCCGTCACCGTGTACAAGGCCATCCGGACCGACCTGGCCCAGGCCGTCCCCGCGTGGCCGCTGGGCCTGCCGGCCTGGGACGACCCGTGGCTCGCCCTGGCGCTCCACACCCCGGACACCACGTATCTCACGGTCTGGCGCCGGCCGGGTGCGGAGACCACCACGACCCTCCCGCTGTCTCATCTGCACGGCTGCGCGGCCAGGGTCGACGTGCTCTATCCCGCAGCGAGCCAGGCCGTCGCCTCCTGGCACCCGGACACCGCCGACCTCGCCCTCACGCTGCCGGCGGCCCCCTCCGCGGTGCTCCTCCGCCTCGCCCACGTGGCATCGGACCCCCCGTGA
- a CDS encoding MmyB family transcriptional regulator: MKGTHSPTGRRRSGPGRLLGLVVALIATVGLTSTAAFAAPAHKDASAALGSKALTPMSAVAAMQPSWNLGNSLDAIPDETSWGNPAVTKTLLDTIKAQGFRSVRIPVTWSGHQSATAPYTIDAAWMNRVKQKAPGRPASASSRPAPPRVAYAGASARQLLKAMTDVPAAVMDRRNNVLAWNHLGHALLAGHLAPEAPDGPGDRPNLTRILFLDERYRELYANWADQAGLAVAALRLVAGPPSRRPLAGRVHRPTHHAQR; this comes from the coding sequence ATGAAGGGAACGCACTCCCCCACCGGCCGCCGCAGAAGCGGCCCCGGCCGGCTGCTCGGCCTCGTGGTGGCGCTGATCGCCACGGTCGGGCTGACCAGCACCGCCGCCTTCGCGGCACCGGCCCACAAGGACGCGTCCGCGGCACTCGGCTCCAAGGCACTCACCCCCATGAGCGCCGTGGCCGCGATGCAGCCCAGCTGGAACCTGGGCAACAGCCTGGACGCCATCCCCGACGAGACGTCCTGGGGCAACCCCGCGGTCACCAAAACCCTGTTGGACACCATCAAGGCCCAGGGCTTCCGCAGCGTCCGCATTCCCGTCACCTGGTCGGGACACCAGTCCGCCACGGCCCCGTACACGATCGACGCGGCCTGGATGAACCGCGTCAAGCAGAAGGCCCCCGGCCGTCCCGCCTCCGCGTCGTCCCGCCCCGCACCGCCCAGGGTGGCGTACGCCGGCGCCTCGGCCCGGCAGCTACTGAAGGCCATGACCGATGTACCGGCCGCCGTCATGGACCGGCGCAACAACGTCCTTGCCTGGAACCACCTGGGTCACGCCCTGCTCGCCGGACACCTGGCGCCCGAGGCCCCCGACGGGCCCGGCGACCGCCCCAACCTGACCCGGATTCTCTTCCTGGACGAGCGGTACCGGGAGTTGTACGCGAACTGGGCCGACCAGGCCGGACTCGCCGTGGCCGCCCTGCGTCTGGTCGCCGGCCCGCCATCCCGACGACCGCTCGCCGGCCGAGTTCATCGGCCAACTCACCATGCGCAGCGATGA
- a CDS encoding DUF6131 family protein encodes MIALGIILLVVGFLTGISILWTLGIILAVVGAVFWLMGSMGHAVAGRRHYW; translated from the coding sequence ATGATCGCGCTCGGCATCATTCTGCTTGTCGTCGGTTTCCTCACCGGCATATCGATCTTGTGGACCCTCGGCATCATCCTGGCCGTGGTGGGCGCCGTGTTCTGGCTGATGGGGTCCATGGGGCACGCCGTCGCCGGCCGACGCCACTATTGGTGA
- a CDS encoding DUF2975 domain-containing protein, translating into MGKLTVGALRVVLVVVLAGTVSVQALMAWTLVSGNDPEDGSLPLTALRVITILGMVSVQVAAFCVGRLVTMVRRGTVFSHDAFRYVDGVIGAIVAAALVWFAVTIVNAPGQRDDPGVTVIMGGIGVAILGVALIVLVLRMLLAQAVARDVEAAQMQAELDEVI; encoded by the coding sequence ATGGGAAAGCTGACCGTGGGTGCGCTGCGTGTCGTGCTCGTGGTGGTGCTCGCCGGGACCGTGTCGGTACAGGCGTTGATGGCGTGGACCTTGGTCAGCGGGAACGACCCGGAGGACGGGTCGCTCCCGCTGACCGCACTGCGCGTGATCACGATCCTGGGCATGGTGTCGGTCCAGGTCGCCGCGTTCTGCGTGGGGCGGCTGGTGACGATGGTGCGACGCGGCACCGTGTTCTCCCACGACGCCTTCCGGTACGTGGACGGCGTGATCGGCGCGATCGTGGCGGCCGCCCTCGTGTGGTTCGCGGTCACCATCGTCAATGCGCCGGGCCAGCGGGACGACCCGGGCGTCACCGTCATCATGGGCGGCATCGGCGTAGCCATCCTGGGGGTCGCGCTCATCGTGCTCGTCCTGCGGATGCTGCTCGCCCAGGCCGTCGCTCGCGACGTCGAAGCGGCGCAGATGCAGGCCGAGTTGGACGAGGTGATCTGA
- a CDS encoding helix-turn-helix domain-containing protein, translating to MPITVDIDVMLARRKMSVGELADRVGITPANLAVLKNGRAKAVRFATLAALCEVLKCQPGDLLRWEAEDAASG from the coding sequence ATGCCGATCACCGTCGACATCGACGTGATGCTGGCCAGGCGGAAGATGTCCGTGGGCGAGCTCGCGGACCGTGTGGGGATCACGCCCGCCAACCTGGCGGTACTCAAGAACGGCCGCGCCAAGGCGGTGCGCTTCGCGACGCTCGCCGCGCTCTGCGAGGTACTGAAATGCCAGCCGGGCGACCTGCTGCGGTGGGAGGCCGAGGACGCCGCGAGCGGATGA
- a CDS encoding acyl-CoA dehydrogenase family protein, with product MPIQFDVDPSVARLAEATAEFVRDVVIPAERECGGSVHDAPHALREALQKGAREAGVFAPHLPERWGGHGLDLRGQAVVFEAAGYSVLGPLALNCAAPDEGNMHLLEKVATEEQQERYLRPLAAGEYRSCFAMTEPAPGAGADPRALRTTAVRVPGGWRIDGRKWFITGAAGADFTIVMARTEGGPGSPGGATMFLVDAGTPGMRVVRNIDTLDESFFAGHGEIVFEDCVVAEDQVLGQVDRGFENAQVRLGPARLTHCMRWLGSARRAQDVALEHAGSREAFGSLLGDLGMVQQMLADSEIDIEASRALIWRTAWELDTGSRAAAQFSSVSKVFVAEAVGRVVDRSVQICGALGISASDAPLARLIREVRPFRIYDGPSETHRFAIARRVVKPYRQPRPAGSAGS from the coding sequence ATGCCGATCCAGTTCGATGTCGATCCGTCCGTCGCCCGGCTCGCCGAGGCCACCGCCGAGTTCGTCCGCGACGTGGTGATCCCGGCCGAGCGCGAGTGCGGCGGGTCCGTCCACGACGCTCCGCACGCGCTGCGGGAGGCCCTGCAGAAGGGCGCCCGTGAGGCGGGCGTCTTCGCGCCGCACCTTCCCGAACGGTGGGGCGGACACGGCCTGGACCTGCGGGGGCAGGCCGTGGTGTTCGAGGCCGCCGGGTACTCGGTGCTCGGCCCGCTGGCGCTGAACTGCGCGGCTCCGGACGAGGGCAACATGCATCTGCTGGAGAAGGTGGCCACCGAGGAGCAGCAGGAGCGCTATCTGCGCCCGTTGGCCGCTGGTGAGTACCGTTCGTGCTTCGCGATGACCGAACCGGCACCGGGCGCCGGAGCCGACCCCCGCGCGCTGCGGACCACGGCGGTACGGGTTCCCGGCGGCTGGCGCATCGACGGGCGCAAGTGGTTCATCACCGGGGCCGCCGGTGCCGACTTCACCATCGTGATGGCGCGCACCGAGGGCGGTCCCGGCAGCCCGGGCGGCGCGACCATGTTCCTCGTCGACGCCGGCACCCCAGGCATGCGCGTCGTCAGGAACATCGACACCCTGGACGAGAGTTTCTTCGCCGGTCACGGCGAGATCGTGTTCGAGGACTGCGTGGTGGCCGAGGATCAGGTGCTCGGCCAGGTGGACCGGGGCTTCGAGAACGCCCAGGTCCGCCTCGGCCCCGCCCGGCTGACGCACTGCATGCGCTGGCTCGGGTCCGCACGCCGCGCCCAGGACGTCGCACTCGAACACGCGGGGAGCCGCGAGGCCTTCGGCTCACTGCTGGGGGACCTCGGCATGGTGCAGCAGATGCTCGCGGACTCCGAGATCGACATCGAGGCGAGCCGCGCGCTGATCTGGCGTACCGCATGGGAGTTGGACACCGGCTCCAGGGCCGCCGCGCAGTTCTCCTCGGTGTCCAAGGTCTTCGTGGCGGAGGCGGTGGGCCGGGTGGTCGACCGGTCCGTGCAGATCTGCGGGGCGCTCGGCATCTCGGCGTCGGACGCCCCGCTGGCGCGGCTGATCCGGGAGGTGCGGCCGTTCCGGATCTACGACGGCCCGTCCGAGACCCACCGGTTCGCCATCGCCCGCCGCGTGGTGAAGCCGTACCGGCAGCCTCGGCCGGCGGGATCAGCCGGCTCCTGA
- a CDS encoding enoyl-CoA hydratase/isomerase family protein: MSTQPVRVVRHCAGIVELLLDDPGRGNALDLPTAEALRDAAADIAHDPGGAVLLRAAGGNFCVGGDLRAFAGRGTETGSYVHAVATAAHAAVQTLHELPVPVVTAVRGAAAGGGVGLALTGDIVVAARSARFRLAYTAIGLTPDCGASWVLHRLLGPRRAADLVLTNRVLTGDDAEGWGLVSRVVEDAELDDTAYRTAAALAAGAGVALRAAKALLRAGAETPLEEQLAEEARSIAVLAGGTEAQAAMESFLAARSRAKASAERSADPEPQSVS; this comes from the coding sequence ATGAGCACCCAACCGGTCCGGGTCGTCCGCCACTGCGCCGGGATCGTCGAACTGCTGCTGGACGATCCCGGCCGCGGAAACGCCCTGGACCTTCCGACCGCCGAGGCGCTGCGGGACGCGGCCGCCGACATCGCCCACGACCCCGGCGGCGCGGTCCTGCTGCGGGCGGCGGGCGGGAACTTCTGCGTCGGCGGCGACCTGCGCGCCTTCGCCGGCCGGGGCACGGAAACCGGCTCCTACGTGCACGCGGTCGCGACCGCCGCCCACGCGGCCGTGCAGACCCTGCACGAGTTGCCCGTGCCGGTGGTGACCGCCGTGCGCGGCGCCGCGGCGGGTGGCGGGGTAGGGCTCGCACTGACGGGCGACATCGTGGTGGCGGCCCGGTCGGCACGCTTCCGGCTGGCCTACACGGCGATCGGGCTCACCCCGGACTGCGGCGCGTCCTGGGTGCTGCACCGCCTGCTGGGCCCACGACGGGCCGCGGACCTGGTCCTCACCAACCGGGTGCTGACCGGCGACGACGCCGAGGGCTGGGGCCTGGTGTCCCGGGTCGTGGAGGACGCCGAACTGGACGACACGGCCTACCGGACGGCCGCCGCCCTGGCCGCGGGAGCAGGGGTCGCGCTACGGGCCGCGAAGGCGCTGTTGCGGGCGGGGGCCGAAACGCCGCTGGAGGAGCAACTCGCCGAGGAGGCGCGCTCCATAGCCGTCCTGGCGGGCGGCACGGAGGCGCAGGCGGCGATGGAGTCCTTCCTCGCCGCCCGGTCCCGCGCCAAGGCGTCGGCCGAGCGGTCGGCAGACCCGGAGCCGCAAAGTGTTTCTTGA
- a CDS encoding putative PEP-binding protein — translation MNITDHRPGVDAPQQAPGLALVPYGQGRTRGLDADALGTHGVAMDRLVALGLTVVPGLTVPAGAAASLADPGTARAAVELVEQLAGRRIGDSARPLLLRLSASGPTDIAGLPPDLACLGVTPDSAGDLCSVIGRADALDEVWAATVRMIAEYGLDVPAVLLDDALLDSPAPRARVEALFSLVARHAARPFPDDPAEQLALAARAVLARWDSPRARRARKAQKLPADLDIALHVQALRIGPADRSGYGTAVSRHPETGRFSPQGSFFRGVRRSAPPPHTGEPLEKLAGGTVLLEHALLTLERHLHAPVSVDFEVRDGELSLLAASAQSRPPLRASVCLAVDLVRDGALDKDAAVRRIGPAQVQELLHPQLKLTGDEELLARGLPASPGAATGTVALSGERALELAAEGAHAVLVMHETTPADVPGMLAATAVLTGSGGIASHAAVVARGAGKPAVCGVEGLRVDKAAGTARIGERVLREGDAVSLDGRTGAVYAGTLSVSVAGPPPALSTLLEWADDVRRLGVRVNADTAAEVTTAVALGAEGVGLCRTEHQFLGDRLPLIRSVILAADAAARDDALLALEHAQHEDFKALLAAVGDRPVTVRLLDAPLHEFLPAPGEAGDAAAEQRAASLREANPMLGLRGVRLALLHERLYPAQAEALFSAWVEVAATGVRPQLEVMIPLVSLPEELQAAAAFVRDAAETVAARTGVRVPYRLGTMIETPRAALLAGELAEHAEFFSFGTNDLTQLTYGFSRDDVERQVLASYQERGFLTASPFARLDPHGVGALIALAVEKARSVRPDIKLGVCGEHGGDPESIAFCDDLGLDYVSCSAHRVPVARMAAAHSALREGKSRSASGSNENGAPA, via the coding sequence GTGAACATCACCGACCACCGCCCCGGCGTCGACGCGCCGCAGCAGGCCCCCGGCCTCGCCCTGGTGCCCTACGGCCAGGGACGGACCCGCGGACTGGACGCGGACGCGCTGGGCACGCACGGCGTCGCGATGGACCGGCTGGTGGCCCTCGGGCTGACGGTGGTGCCGGGACTGACCGTGCCCGCGGGCGCCGCGGCCTCGCTGGCCGATCCCGGGACCGCCCGTGCGGCCGTCGAACTCGTCGAGCAGTTGGCCGGGCGCCGCATCGGCGACTCCGCGAGGCCGCTGCTGCTGCGGCTGTCGGCGAGCGGTCCGACGGACATCGCGGGGCTCCCGCCCGATCTCGCCTGTCTCGGAGTCACCCCCGACAGCGCCGGGGACCTGTGCTCCGTCATCGGCCGCGCGGACGCGCTGGACGAGGTCTGGGCGGCCACGGTGCGGATGATCGCCGAGTACGGCCTCGACGTACCGGCCGTGCTGCTGGACGACGCCCTCCTCGACAGCCCCGCGCCCCGCGCCCGCGTCGAGGCACTGTTCTCCCTGGTCGCTCGACATGCCGCGCGACCCTTCCCCGACGACCCGGCCGAGCAGCTCGCGCTGGCCGCCCGCGCGGTCCTCGCCCGCTGGGACTCGCCGCGGGCCCGAAGGGCGCGCAAGGCCCAGAAGCTTCCCGCCGACCTGGACATCGCGCTGCATGTCCAGGCGCTGCGCATCGGTCCCGCCGACCGCTCCGGCTACGGCACGGCGGTCAGCCGCCACCCCGAGACCGGCCGCTTCTCTCCGCAGGGCTCGTTCTTCCGGGGCGTACGCCGCAGCGCACCGCCCCCGCACACCGGCGAACCGCTGGAGAAGCTCGCGGGCGGCACGGTGCTCCTCGAGCATGCCCTGCTCACTCTCGAACGCCACCTGCACGCGCCCGTGTCCGTCGACTTCGAGGTGCGCGACGGCGAGCTCTCGCTGCTCGCCGCCTCGGCGCAGAGCCGCCCGCCGCTGCGCGCCTCGGTGTGCCTGGCGGTCGACCTGGTCCGTGACGGCGCCCTCGACAAGGACGCGGCGGTACGCCGGATCGGCCCCGCCCAGGTGCAGGAACTCCTGCACCCTCAGCTGAAGTTGACCGGCGACGAGGAACTTCTGGCACGGGGTCTGCCCGCGTCCCCGGGCGCCGCGACGGGCACGGTCGCCCTGTCCGGCGAACGCGCCCTCGAACTGGCTGCCGAAGGCGCGCACGCCGTCCTGGTGATGCACGAGACCACACCGGCCGACGTCCCCGGGATGCTGGCCGCCACCGCGGTGCTGACCGGCAGCGGCGGCATCGCCTCGCACGCGGCCGTGGTGGCGCGGGGCGCCGGCAAGCCGGCGGTCTGCGGCGTCGAGGGGCTGCGGGTGGACAAGGCGGCCGGCACGGCACGGATCGGGGAGCGAGTGCTGCGCGAGGGCGACGCGGTGTCGCTCGACGGCCGTACCGGCGCGGTGTACGCCGGAACGCTCAGTGTCAGCGTCGCCGGACCGCCGCCGGCGCTGTCCACCCTGCTCGAGTGGGCGGACGACGTGCGGCGGCTAGGGGTACGGGTCAACGCCGACACCGCGGCGGAGGTGACCACGGCCGTCGCGCTGGGCGCGGAGGGGGTGGGCCTGTGCCGTACCGAGCACCAGTTCCTCGGCGACCGGCTGCCCCTGATCCGCAGTGTCATCCTGGCCGCCGACGCGGCGGCTCGCGACGATGCGCTGCTCGCCCTGGAGCACGCACAGCACGAGGACTTCAAGGCGCTGCTGGCCGCCGTCGGGGACCGCCCGGTGACCGTGCGTCTGCTGGATGCCCCCCTGCACGAGTTCCTGCCCGCTCCGGGCGAGGCCGGGGACGCGGCGGCCGAGCAGCGGGCCGCGTCCCTGCGCGAGGCCAACCCCATGCTCGGGCTGCGCGGGGTACGCCTGGCGCTGCTCCACGAGCGGCTGTACCCGGCGCAGGCGGAAGCCCTGTTCTCCGCCTGGGTGGAGGTCGCCGCCACCGGCGTCCGCCCCCAGCTGGAGGTGATGATCCCACTGGTCAGCCTGCCGGAGGAACTTCAGGCCGCCGCGGCCTTCGTGCGCGACGCCGCCGAGACGGTGGCCGCACGCACCGGGGTCCGGGTGCCGTACCGGCTCGGCACGATGATCGAGACACCGCGCGCGGCCCTGCTGGCCGGCGAACTCGCCGAGCACGCCGAGTTCTTCTCCTTCGGCACCAACGACCTCACCCAGCTCACCTACGGGTTCTCCCGGGACGATGTGGAGCGCCAGGTGCTCGCCTCCTACCAGGAGCGCGGATTCCTCACCGCCAGCCCGTTCGCCCGGCTCGATCCGCACGGCGTCGGCGCGCTGATCGCCCTGGCCGTGGAAAAGGCCAGGAGCGTACGGCCGGACATCAAGCTCGGCGTGTGCGGTGAGCACGGCGGGGACCCCGAGTCGATCGCGTTCTGCGACGACCTCGGGCTGGACTACGTCTCCTGCTCCGCGCACCGCGTGCCGGTCGCCCGGATGGCGGCGGCACACAGCGCGCTGCGCGAAGGCAAGAGTCGTAGCGCAAGCGGAAGCAACGAGAACGGGGCACCGGCATGA